The nucleotide window TCCCGCTGGTCGTGGCCTATCGGCAACCGATCCTCGCGAGGCCGTCCCTCATGTTTCGATGGCGCGTGGGCATCGCGGCCCCGGTGGTCGTGGCCGGGCGCGGATCGCCCGTCACGAGGTCTCTGATCGTGGGTGGGGGCTGGCCGGCCGCCATGGTCTCGGTGTTCCGGCGCGGGCACGGTGTGCGGGGTGTGTGCCTGTCCGGACCGATGGGTTTGTTGTATGGCGCTCTTGCCACCCCTGCCATCGCCGCCGCCGGGGGTGCCATTGGCGTTCTGGCCGGCCTCGCGATCTCCTCCTCGCCGGCCACGTCGACGACGTCTTCGCCGGCGACCTTCGCGCAGCTGGCCGGCTTGCCCATCGTTCTCACCTTGGCGATCCGAGCTCTCGGGTGACAGCCTGGCGGTTCCCGGCTCGGCCTGCAGCGGCTCCCAGATCTGCTCGCGTTCCTCGAAGGCTGCGATATCGCCGTTACCCGCCGCGTCGCCTTGGGGAACGACGGCCGGTTTCGGGGGTGGGGTGTCGAATCCACCGAGCGGGGTCGGTGGCGGCTCGGCTTGAGGTATGGGCTCGACGGCGGGAGTTGGAGGCGATTCTGCGGCGGGAGCCTGGGCCTGTGGTTCCGTCTTGCGCCGAGTGCGCGTTCGGCGTTGCCGTTTGGCCGTCGGCTTGGTTTCCGTCGTGGTGTTCCCTGGCTCCGGCTGGGGCTCGATGTCGTCTTTCGACTTAGTCGTCTTCAGGACCGTTGGTGCCGGTTCCACCTCCATATCGTGGAGGCCGAAGCCGAAGTCATCGACGTTGCCGGCGGTGCGGGCCGGTTCTGGGGCCTGAGGTGTTGGCACCTGGGGAGGGGCCTGCGTCGCCAGCGGCGCGTTGGCATTCCGGCCCGGCTTCGCTGTGCGTCGGGGACGACTGGACTTGGTTTTCTTGCTGGTTTCTTTCGAACTGGATTGGGTCATAAACTACCTGCTCTCGTAAGTTCCACGTCGGAGCAGCGGTTGTCAGGTTGGCCGTTTCAAGCCAGCGGACGGTCGGCCTCGTCGGAGGACGGTTCCGATGCTCCGGACTGGAGTCGGTCTCGGTCCATCCACGCCACCCGCGTCCGTCTGACCCGGTGCAGCCAGGACGCGGCGTCGAGCCCCAAGGCCGTGAGGATTTCCGCGGGACGGGCACCGCCCTTCGGGTCCACCCGGACTTTCCAGTGGAGGGTGTTACCGTCCACGCCGACCTCGACCAGCAGGGCACGAAGATCGATTCTCCTACCGGCTTTGCCGCCATTCGAATCGCGTTCGATGCACCAGTGGTGTTCGGCCATGAGGGCCGCCGCCTGGGCGGCCGCGCGGATTGCCGACTCGGCGGACAGATCGACTGAGTACTCCACCTCGCAGGGCTGGACTGTTCCGTCCGACGCCACCGGCCAAGCTTCCCGAAGTCCGAGGCCCTCGGGCATCTGGGGCTCGAGCCGTTGTCGCACGTCCTGGGCGTCCATCGGTTCCGAGAGTTCAAACACTGCCAAGTCCGCGTCGCTGGCGATCCCCACGGAGCGGGGCAGCGGCAGCGACACTCTCGGTTTCGGATTGAACCCTCCAGAGAACTTCACCGGCACCCGGCTTCTGGCCAGGGCCCGCTCGAAGAGCCGCATCGTGTCACGGTGCGAAATGAACCTCAGGTCGCCCTCGATCGCAAAGCGAATGGCCACCTTATACCGCAATGAGCTCCTGTTTCCTTCATGAATACCGTTAGTGATTCGTCATGCCACACCCGCATACGGCGGATATGGCCCATTTGTCTGACCGAGTGCCGCGTCACCGCGGCGTGTCGTTCATCACTCTCCCACTCACTAGAGGCTTTCAGGTGCGACTTTGCGCACCTCGTCGCGTAGGTAGTTGCTTACGAGTCGGTCAGTCTCGTAGGACAGCGCCTTGCGCGCGATC belongs to Phycisphaerae bacterium and includes:
- a CDS encoding TIGR03936 family radical SAM-associated protein — encoded protein: MRYKVAIRFAIEGDLRFISHRDTMRLFERALARSRVPVKFSGGFNPKPRVSLPLPRSVGIASDADLAVFELSEPMDAQDVRQRLEPQMPEGLGLREAWPVASDGTVQPCEVEYSVDLSAESAIRAAAQAAALMAEHHWCIERDSNGGKAGRRIDLRALLVEVGVDGNTLHWKVRVDPKGGARPAEILTALGLDAASWLHRVRRTRVAWMDRDRLQSGASEPSSDEADRPLA